DNA sequence from the Harpia harpyja isolate bHarHar1 chromosome 2, bHarHar1 primary haplotype, whole genome shotgun sequence genome:
aagaCAAGTAAGAAGAAAACCACAGGCTCCAGACTAATAGTGACTATGTCCACATTTCtcctgaagagagagaaaattctcATCCAGTACCACTTTGAACAAGTTACAAGTAATTTCACTTGAAACTATGTGGTCAAAATACTCTTCAGCCTTGAAAAGCAACACcattttgctcttccttttctgatGCTGTTGGACTAAGACATGCAAGGATACATGCATAGTGAAGAATAACACTATAATTGGGTCTAAACTCGACAGTTTCTGAGTAGTAGTAGCAAGGTGCCTTGAAATAAGATACCTCTTTATGAGTCTAGACAAGTGTAGGAAGTATAGCAACTGTGCATGCTATGTTCTTTCCTGTATTGAATTTGATAGCAAGTACTTGCTGCTTTAAAATCATTTGAAAAAGCAGTGATGTGCTGCCACCCTGAGCTTGACATTCTGAAGCCTTGTGAATTCCTTTCTTGAGGGATGTTTGCCTTGTCAACCAActcagttttgtttctgtaagCAGTTAGAGAATTGAAAAGTATGAAGTTGCTTGGATCCAAAGTATGCAGCTAGATACGCGACTGAGTGAATGGAGTTTCCAACAGAATAAAGCATAAAAGCCTCTGAAGATACCAATGTTTGTCATGTTTTTTAAACATCAAcagcagaaatgggaaaaaaaaaagtagctaagTCTATTAAAATTCTGTGAATGCCAATATCACTGTAtgtttcactttgtttttaaaaagagaaagttaCATAAGATGTTTACTAAAAGTTACATAAGATATTTACTAAtagcaaatataaaattttcaggCTGGTATCTTTCACATGTCAGTTCCAGTAGGAGGCAAatctttgttgtttgtttttgtttgggaaaTGGTGGCTTCCTCTACAACCACTGCTTTCACATTTAGAGGGTTCTGAAATTGGTTTTCTTCTCCCAGATCAGAACAGTGAAATGAGTGAAATCTTGGCAATGAATATTTTGTTGCAATAGGGCTAACTTTTTATTACTGCAAACCCACAAGTTCATCTCCTTGTAGGATCCACCAGGTAAGAGCTTGTGCAGTCAACTTAAGGATTTGGGGTTAAGTAACATAACTTTCAGGGGTCACTGAAGTATTATTCCAGGGCAAAAGAGAACATAAAAAGTCAAAACATCACTGATAATTTCTGGATAAGCCAGGCAAACAATGAACCTGCTCTAAAGAAATGAGACAGGATGCCTGATCCTCTGTAGAACAGCTGTTAACCAAGGTTACACTGCAAATCTCAAGCTGTATTGGTAGGACTAGTTATAGGAGTAAATTTACCACATCACTTGAAGTTTCTATTTTAACTAATAAGCAAGTCCCTGCATTTCAATGAACTGATCAAAAGCCTAATCACAAATTTTTGAATggtatatttttttctgctgatactAGATTACCACTTGAGTAATTACTAATTAGATACTGTGTATCTAACTGTCTTACATGGTCTACATAAATGTTTTGACACTAGTTGCCTTTAAACTAATTGGGagagttgagagaaaaaaaggtcaTCTGGAAATAAGCTATCCAATGAATAGCCAAAGCCAGCTCTGAGTTCTGACACTGCTGACTTGGAAAAAGCAGTACAGCAAAGATCTGTACAGTGCACTCAGAACTTGCTTGTGGTCAGCCTGGCTTTTACTGCCATCTACTGAAATACCAGCATCTCTCCCATAGCCAATAAATTACTTACATCTGCCATGTTACAGGGTAATGCAGGAGGCTATTTAGTAAGACAGATGACCCTTGTGGGTATTGGAGGTGAGCATCCGGAGTGCCAGACACCAGCCCTAGTAGACAGAGACCCTTATACTAGACTATGTCAGCCCACACTGAAGGACAACAGCCACCCAACCTCTGTGTGTAATGAGGATCTGGAAAATCTTCCACCTCTGCTCTTTTATAGTAAACTTGCCAAGAGGTGGGCAGCTCGTTCCTGCTCCCACAGCTGCTCTGTCACCACTCCCCCTCCCAGAGAAACTAAAGGATGCTACCAACTGGGAGCCATCATAACTTACTTGGCCAGTTATTTTGGGACTCGGAAATATCACCTGCCAGGTTGACAGAAGTCCATCCTACTTATGGATGAACCATGCTTCACTAGGCTCCTGGCTTTTTTAAAGCACTACAAATATAAATGCATAAAcacaatttttcaaaaaaaaaaagggggggggggcaaaacaaaaatgaaggcaTTGTGGATTAAGCCAAAACCTTTGACTTGAGAAGACATCGGCATCCTCCAGATTTTGAGACAAAAAGACTAGGATGAACATAGACTGAAAACTAATTAATAGTATTATTACTtgactgaaatgaaaaaggaCCTAAGGTAATTCACACCAAAGCTGGAATTACAACCTGAATGAGATCACCTCAAACTAAAACATCACCTCTGGACAGGGACAGCTATTGATGAAACTCTGCCTTGGCTCTCCATTACCAGAAGAGCTCTCTGTGAAAAACTCTCCAGCAAATAGCACAATAAAACTCGTATATCTGGCAGACCAAAAggatggtgtcgtggtttaaccccagccagcaactaaacaccacgcagccgctcactcactcccccccacccagtgggatgggggagaaaatcgggaaaagaagcaaaacccgtgggttgagataagaatggtttaatagaacagaaaagaagaaactaataatgataatgataacactaataaaatgacaacagtaataatgaaaggattggaatgtacaaatgatgcgcagtgcaattgctcaccacccgccgactgacaaccagccagtcccccgagcggcgattccccacctccacttccccgttcctatactagatgtgacgtcacatggtatggaataccccgttggccagtttgggtcaggtgccctggctgtgtcctgtgccaacttcttgtgcccctccagcttttctcgctggctgggcatgagaagctgaaaaatccttgactttagcctaaacactactgagcaacaactgaaaacatcagtgttatcaacattcttcacatactgaactcaaaacatagcactgtaccagctactaggaagacagttaactctatcccagctgaaaccaggacagatgggtAAAGAGCACACAACTCCAAAATGATGAACATCAGAAAGGCCACTTTGATACTCTGTTGCTGTGCTTAAGCATTTCAAGTTAGTCCTGCTTATCACATGATACGTTTACCTAGTCCTTGTATCTCATTATGTAAGTAAACTGCACAGTATTCTCCAGCCACTCCAGTTTCAGAAGGTGTTTAATCTTTTGTAGTGCAGAATCCCTACTTGTCAAAGTCTCTCGTTACACCTCCAGTTCCAAAAAACCACTATGGATACTTTTGTAAAATTACCAATTCAGGCTGacctagaaaataaaacaaaaagtgtgCTTGGCTTACCTTAGTTGGCATGTGCTATGTTCTCATCACTTACCGTACCATTGCAACAAGCTCTCTTGGGAACACTGGTCTTTACTCCATCTCTCAGCACAGATAACTCTGTGCCCTGCTGCACCAATGCAGAAGAAGTGTCAGTATTTCCTTCAGGTAAGATTTAAGATTTGCATTTtataaacacagaaggaaaaaaagctggttttgatttAACATTTTCAGGGGCCGAAACTGACAATTCCAAAAATTCAACTGATTTCTAATTActgcttaagagaaaaaaaaaccaaaaccaaaacaggtcTCTGCAACACTTAAACCAAGTGGCTCATTCCAGCCTTTATTAGAATAATTACAACTAAAAGAAACATGGCACTTGTATTTTCACAGCAGGACAAGCATCATAGGACATAATGGGCTACAAAGCTATAGcaatgcagtggaaaaaaaataaaattaaataaaccaaaaccaaagcttGCTGCAGACCTTACAGCTTCTTCTACGCGGAAACCACAGCTTTCAGACAGCAGAGTGCAATGCAGAGGCAGCAACAGCATCATTCTATGCTCAGAGAACTGAGGGACTGTCACACCAAACATGGTATCACCTAATTGTCTCCTAAGCCAGAGTGAAAGCAGAAGGTGCGGAAATGAAGGTGGGTTATTCGTTTGGTTCACAGTCCTACTCAGTTGCCTTcttccagcacagcaggcagTCGATTGCCTCCATTCAGACAATGGCTGCACAGTCACTGAGCCATCTGGGCCTCCATTGCCTGCGCTGTCCATTCTGGGGCTGTCTGACTTATCTTCTCCAGCAGGTTGTTAACCTGGAAACACAGTGACTGAATCTGCTTGTCCCAAGTTGGCAAAGCTTCACGGGctgcaaaaaaaaacaaaccaaaaaccaacccatagaaaacaaagcaagtcttAACAATTCCCTTGCCTTTTCAACTGCAACCTTTTTTTCTGCCACTGCCCTCGCCTACCTCACAGAGGAAGCCTTCCTTGAGCTACATCATGCTTGTTTCTGAATTCAAAAGCTAAAACGATTTTGGCTGTCTGTTACAAGCCTAACTCCTGCATTGCAAAGTAGAATTGAACAGAGAACTTCCTGGTGGACCTGTTCCTACAAGGAGACTGATGGAATATATTCACACGTCCCTGTGGGTAAGAGAATGCATAGTAGGGAGGGTGGGTGTAGTCTTCCATTAAGGCAAACTCTGCCACCTCCTGGCCACAGCAACACACAGCAAACTCACTTCAGACAAGATATTAAACTTAATTTCCTTATCCTGTAAGCAGCAACTCAAAGAGCTCACCTGAATGgtgctaaaaaaaccaaactactgTGGTTGAACTTACTTTCAAAATGAACAATTCCGTCAATCTGATCAATGAATCCGTTCATGCGACCCTCGGTTATCATCTGAGAAGCTATCTTTTCTGcctgaaataatgaaaagaggTTAGAAACTTCTTCCATTCCGAAAGAAGTTAAAAATGATTAAGACTTAATAGTCCTTATGGGTTTTTCAACATCTTCACACATTGCAGGGGGGAACCTACAGACAACACTAATTATGAAATGATTAGCATACTATCAGTGGCATCTAACTCCACTATTGTTCGTTCCATATTATGTACCTTTCCTTCTCATAAGGTGTGCTAGATATTTAACCTTCCTCATAATATGgaataattaattattttgtaatattgAACTAATTTTCCTAATATTTACCATAGCTATTTTCTTACGTCTCTGATGCTCCTTGTTTTCACAAAAGATGTAGAAAACTGATACCTTAGCTGCAGGGATCTCTAGCAATGCTCCAAGCTCTTCAAAAGTAATGTTGTTGTAAAGTTTGCTCGCAGATAGTAAGTTGTGTTCAATAACAGCTCTGTCCAGGATACTGGAGCCTTAGGGattagatgagaaaaaaaaatccattactaTAGGATTGAAATACTTGGTTTATATTGTAGAGCagatggaaaatgcttttttcccccaagggtTACATGTGCAGAAAGTCCAGATGCATCTGCCTTGCATTAGTGTTATGCTACGCAAAATAAAGTGAACAAAAACAAATGGATGGCATGTGGTTGATTTTAAGACAGGTAGCTTAAACCCTTTTACTTAATTTCTAGAACAATCAAGTGGAGCCCTTCGTTTTGCTACAAGAGTCAACATCTGAATTGAGGGAGTTTGACCTCCTGTGATCAGTTCCTAGCTTGCCAAATGGAAAgaccattgttttttcttttattcattacAGTTCTTAGGGGTACAACTAACCTCCCTCTTACTATGCTTGTACAGTGATAAACCTTcatctaatttctctctttttgattTAACAATTCAGCTCATTTGCCCCTTAACCTCTAGTTGAAGATAAGGACATTATTAAATACCAACTAACCTGCATTCTTTAACTTATATGGACAAACAGTACAGGTtataaataaacaacaaattGACCCAAGGAAAGGACTGCAGATTATTGTTAGAAAGTACCTTTAACCAGTTTTCACTTCCGCGATTACACAGTTGTTTATTTGTCCTTAATCAATAAGTATTGTTCACTAGGAAGGTTTTCCTGATTAAGAGGGATGTCATGcttatgtattttttcacttcaATATTCTTCCAATTTAGAAAATTGAGACCAGTGTGTTTAGGATTCCAGTGAAGTCATTACTTCACATTATTTCTCACTCTTCAGAGGTTCCAGGAAGAACAGAGCTAATAAGACGTCAGTGAGATGGATCAGAAAACAATTTGGAGGCAGTGTGAGGTCCAAGTCATCCCTCCCACTATTTGTCATCTTCCTGTCAAGTCATGAAGTAGTTCAAATAAATTTATCATCTGCACAGACCGTTTATGACCTACACGCATGTCATGTGTTTCTAGGGATCCTATTTATAACAGTGCCTTAGAACTGGAGAAGCTCAAAAGGACAGAGACTCAAACTATGAGGCAAGGTTAGAAATACTGGGAGTTGGTCAGTGAAGAGGACTGTACATGGACAGAAGAACAAGATTTTTACAAGTTATCTTCTAGAAGAGTATTTCAAAACCTTAACAGCCAATCAGAAAGACAAACTATGGCTAAGAAGCTTTGCTATTAAACTATACTCAGGAGGGTAACATGCTgggagattttaaaataaattttaaaataatcatataAGCAATACTAAATTCTCTTCCATCTCATTTCTTGACTGCATTCGGTAAGTCTAACTGCTGTGAATGAACACCTAGCATTACAAGGCTTCAGAGAAATATGTACCATCAGCTGTAGTTGCTTTCTGGTGAGGCATTAGCATAGCTGCAAACTCTTGCAGTTGATTTCCACGGATAATTCTGTCAAGATACATTTTCTCCAAGATCCCATAGGCTGCAAGCTGCTGGCATCTCTCATCCTTGAAGAGTGTAGCAAGCATGCGAGAACGCTGTTGTCCTAGGAGTCAAGAAGAATTCTCATAAATCATCACCAAGGCATTGAGCATTTAAAGGTAAACAACAGAAAGTTATCGTCCCTTTTTCTCAATACATGCAATTAACCAACGAAGCTATACCAAAGAAGGAACTTGATTGTGTTCAGTTCCAAAACACTGTTTGCCACTGACTATCTTTTGCATCTTTAGCCAAGGTGCCACCTTATCATTGGCAAAGACATAGAATTAATCCAACTCTGAGTTAACAGTATGCCAACAGGTAATTTTGACACCGTGTTCACAATTTTGGATCCCTCCCCacaagttcaacaaggccaagtgaggttcaacaaggccaagtgccaggtcctgcactttggacacaacaatcccatgcagcgctacaggcttggggaagagtggctggaaagctgcccagcagaaaaagacctggcggtgctggttgacagctggctgaatatagccagcagcgtgcccaggtggccaaggcagccaatgccatcctggcctgtatcagaaacagcgtggccagcaggagcagggaagtgattgttcccttgtattcagccctggtgaggccacaccttgaatactgtgttcagttttgggcccctcactacaagacagacattgaggtgctggagtgtgtccagagaagggcaaccaagctggtgaagggcctggagcacaaatcttatgaggagcagctgagggaactggggctgtttagtctggagaaaaggaggctgaggggagaccttatcactctacaactacctgaaaggaggttgtagtaaggtgggtgctggtctcttccgtcaggtggctggagataggacgagaggaaatggcctcaagttgtggcaggagaggtttagattggatattaggaaaaatttcttcactgaaagggttgtcgggtattggaacaggctgcccagggaagtggttgagtcatcatccctggaggtattcaaaaagtgcgtagacaaggcacttcaggacatggtttagtgggcatggttgatggttggactcgatgatcttgaaggtcttttccaacctaaatgattctatgattctaagtaacACACAAGCTGACTTGCTTCAGGGGATACGAAATACATGTGTTGAGTCTTTTACACAAAAATGTAATGTGTATTTTACCTGCTGATGCCAAAATAGTACAATGCAAAGCATGCTTCAATGCCTCCAGTCGCTCCGTTTCATGGACTATGCTCTTATAGGAGAGCTCATTGTATCTTTGGGCAGCCTCAATGAACTTTCTTCTGTAATCAAGAACTCGAGCATAGCAAACCTAGAAAGAAAGTatgtctcagaaaaagaaaactaacagaGGTGGCTGCATAAAATAGGTGTGCATAAATTGCCACATTTATCAAGTGACAGCTCCCATAAATATTGCTCTACTGCATCCTAAGGAAATCTGTGTCTTGGAACTATTAGTTTGACTTGTAAAGCCCTTGCTGAAGTATCATGGAAAGCAATTGAAAGGGCATTTACCAGCACTATTCACACGTTAAACAGTTCAAATGTCTAAATGCCAGAAACTAAGTAAATGAAATATTGTGCAGCTGATATTGTACTTATGTAAGTTTCCCCTTCACTATTGACATTGACAGGTAGCACTGAGGTAGCAATTTTTGTCTCAAgtgtttgcttttccctttcagtgcTGTAACAGTATCTGATATTTCTTCTCTCCCATCCTTTGTGCTTTTCTAAtgcttacagaaaatatttacacTTCCAGCTGAGGGCAGCTTTAAAACATAGcacaggggggagaaaaaaagaacagggaaaaccaacaaaccaaaaccaccacactCTGAGTTACAGCTCATGGCACATCTGCTTTGTGTTGTAGAATTTTAAACACCACCACATTTGATTGGTACTGTCACACTGTAGTTATCACTGCTCATCCCAGTTACTAAAGTGGTTTGAGAAATTAAGTGTATGAACTACGTACACAGTAAACCcacaaataaacagaaaggtCTGCAGTTACTTTACTACTTGAGACTTAAAGCTACTTTTATGGATGGGACTTAGTATTTAATTactgggaggggaaaggggggggactTCCATTGTCCCTAATATTGGatgtgatcccccccccccccttagacTTACAGACAAAGGTGGAGACAATATTTTCAACAATATTTCAGATGTTTGGAAGCCTAAGTTTTATTTTCAATCAGTAAAGCTGGCATTTAAGGAACCTTTACAGACTTATCTCCAAATTGTAAGGAATGAGCTGGTTAATTATTGCTAAGATGTGGCTCTGAAGCTCCCAAAAccattttgcagcttttctctttgtctcttttttcatTATGAAAGTTTTAGTGGCACTGCATAAGAACATCTCAATGTGGAATCGTcaccttttaaaaagtgaaagcaaTGAAGCAAGTCAGACAACCTTATAATGGATTTGCAGCTGTTCATTAGTTGATTCATTCTGAAGCAGGGAAGCTCGATTAATATAAGCTTCTGCTTGAACTGGGTCATCATCCTCCAGATACAGCCTGGCAATTTTCAGGTAGGTCTCCAGTTTATAATCTACATTGTATTGTCtgtagagaaacagaaaagcaagtgcTTAGAGTTGCTCCACAACCACCCTTGCTCTCAGCTGTTCTAAACATATATTATGATTCTTAAGCACTTGGCAACGTTTGCTTTACCCTGCTTTCTTCTTCCCTAACACCAAAATTAGTGCTCTCTGTTCAAGGTAAGGAAATTTGACATGAATGCCAATATAGAACTGGCTCCTACAAACACCAGTAGAAATAATGCTGTCCAGCAAGACACAAATGTACACTCTAATAATCTGGTTTTATTGGATTGGAAGTTTGTTATAAGTGGTGTGCCACTTGAGTTAAGCAGCAAACTTGCAGTGGAATAAATAGGTGCTAAATGGGCAAAACCTACAGCAATTCCTTCTACATGCATACAGAGAAAGAGGATAGAAAGGACAGCTGGAGGAAAGTAACAGCAAAGGTtctagacttaaaaaaaaaaaaaacaaaccacaaaaccacgaacaaacaaaaccccagaaaaaaacTCAACTCTATTTGTTAATATCCAATTTCAAACTATGTCCTCATTTTGAACTGTAAAGGCAAACACGTGGAAGAACTGCTACCTTTCAAGAATCTTTCAATAACCTTAGCATTGTTGTAAAATACTATCAAAAAGGCTGTTTATCAACAAGACTAATAAATAGTGCAAAACTTCTCGTGCAGTATTTTGACCCACTACACTGTTTACTGTAATGTACAGTCATCAAGCTATACTTTTGTCATCTGGCAGTAGTTTTGGCTTGAACTACTGAAACTCCGGAAAAATATGCAACCCCCAAACTCTCACTTGCTGGTCTCATTGAGTACAAAGGCAGCAAGTATATTTAACAACGCAGAACTGTGTCTAGGACAGTACTTACTTTTGCCCTGTTTCCAAAGGGATCCCCACCAATACTTGCGCTGCATTTCTCCAGTCTTCTTCTTTCTCATAGATTGATGCAAGATGTTGCCTTATTGAAGCGAcctaaacaataataaaatcaataGCAAACACTGTAGAAGTTGAATGGTTCTGTATTAACTTTCACAGTATTTATTCTTGTTCATGAATCCCCTCAAACGATATGCCAGATTCACAGACACAGCAACCTACATGCACTCAACTCTTTCCACGCAAGGAGTCCTGTGTGGGACTCCTGGATCAAGCTTTAATACCAAGCTTTTTAAATTTGAGTGCCGATTTGAAGCATTTCCACTTAAGCTTGTGACAAGATAAAAGGAGTTTATTTTCAGGGAGCGACAAAGCctttataaagcttttaaaaagatgaaacaaGGCTTTCAAGATGAAACGGGAACACCAAGATTCACAAGCCATTTATTGCGGTTATACCTTGTATCACACCTTGAGATATGAATGAGGTGAACTATGATTAGATCCTATGCAGAAACTTCTTTGTAGAGCAGTTGTCAGCAGGTAAAATATCAGTGTTTACAATCTGGGTTTTATAAGCAGAAGTGtgggtaaaaaaaagaaatcatctgaTGTCTTGGATTTAATTTATGCATAATCATAATATATAGGCAAGCATGTTCAGTTAAGACTTATAGAGTAAAAGCTGCTTAAAAAGACAAAGGATAAAGAGAAGCAAATATAAATCATGACAGAAACTGCCTTGATTCTCttctcaaataaaaatgaaggctTTTTATATAAACATCTTCTGTAAGAACTCTTATCACCATCTCAGATGATGGTGAATACTCATACAACAAACCcaagaactgaactgaaaaagAACTGCAGCACATTCAGTAGTTAACTAGAATTGGgatttcaagaaaacattttcttctggtaAAATCATTATGGCtaaaatatacacacagagagatatttattttgaaacaaaagctaTTTGTCAGGATGCTTCTCTTTACACCACCTGCCTGTTCCATTAGTTGGGTAAAATGCAAGACAATGAGTACCAGTCTGTCTCTTGACAGTACCTCCAGGAGCTCAATTATTGTTTCATTGTAAGAAGCCATTTTATGGTAGCGGAGGAATTACATGCCTAGCGTCCTGATGAAAAAACAAAGTCTGTATTCTCTGCACAGTCCTAAATACTCTCTGCATTTAGCTCGGGTTTTGCAAGTACAGGAATGCAAAACTGGACTCTAAGTAGGAATATCTGTTTTGAACAGcttttttaaagactaaaaataGTCAGcagataagggaaaaaaacccaaagccaagcccacaaaccaaaaacccctcgTCATTGATCTCTCACCTGCTCTTCAAATGAAATTACTCTAGGCTGTATCTTTTCCAAGGTGAAGTGGTAAATTTCTTTGGCCGTGCTGTCAGGAAGACTTGGAAGATGGGTACAGAAATCTGTCAGTAGCTGACGTGAGATCACTAGACTGACATTCTCGTTCACCACTGGTTCAGAGAcgcatggaagaaaaatacaagatGGATGcaatgcctgtcagtgccttcaTGGTAAGTGATCATTTGCTTTTATATTAAATTTGaatatttcaagtttttaaatctgtatccaaatgaaaggggtttttttctttatttttaaaagattattttttttctctcagaaacagCTTGTTTACACTAGAGGTCACCAGAGTTCTAACCCCTGACATAATAATAAATTTCTCACTTTGATTTATTGTTTAGAAAGATGTTTCATTCTGAATCACTGTTCTCAGTTGCTGAAACATCTTGGACAAAGCAAACCTTTAGATTAAAATTCACTAAGTTTattctaaacttaaaaaaattacaacagtTATAAATTATAGAGTATTCAATAAGCCAAACATCCAATACAACACAAAAAACTCCTAACCATTTCTTCTTGACAGTTTTTCAAACTAGCTTGAGATGAGGGAAGA
Encoded proteins:
- the COPS4 gene encoding COP9 signalosome complex subunit 4 isoform X1, with protein sequence MAAAVRQDLAQLMNSSGSHKDLAGKYRQILEKAIQLSGVEQLEALKAFVEAMVNENVSLVISRQLLTDFCTHLPSLPDSTAKEIYHFTLEKIQPRVISFEEQVASIRQHLASIYEKEEDWRNAAQVLVGIPLETGQKQYNVDYKLETYLKIARLYLEDDDPVQAEAYINRASLLQNESTNEQLQIHYKVCYARVLDYRRKFIEAAQRYNELSYKSIVHETERLEALKHALHCTILASAGQQRSRMLATLFKDERCQQLAAYGILEKMYLDRIIRGNQLQEFAAMLMPHQKATTADGSSILDRAVIEHNLLSASKLYNNITFEELGALLEIPAAKAEKIASQMITEGRMNGFIDQIDGIVHFETREALPTWDKQIQSLCFQVNNLLEKISQTAPEWTAQAMEAQMAQ
- the COPS4 gene encoding COP9 signalosome complex subunit 4 isoform X2, producing the protein MFLTCEHKHFGKRPPQRYRQILEKAIQLSGVEQLEALKAFVEAMVNENVSLVISRQLLTDFCTHLPSLPDSTAKEIYHFTLEKIQPRVISFEEQVASIRQHLASIYEKEEDWRNAAQVLVGIPLETGQKQYNVDYKLETYLKIARLYLEDDDPVQAEAYINRASLLQNESTNEQLQIHYKVCYARVLDYRRKFIEAAQRYNELSYKSIVHETERLEALKHALHCTILASAGQQRSRMLATLFKDERCQQLAAYGILEKMYLDRIIRGNQLQEFAAMLMPHQKATTADGSSILDRAVIEHNLLSASKLYNNITFEELGALLEIPAAKAEKIASQMITEGRMNGFIDQIDGIVHFETREALPTWDKQIQSLCFQVNNLLEKISQTAPEWTAQAMEAQMAQ
- the COPS4 gene encoding COP9 signalosome complex subunit 4 isoform X3, encoding MVNENVSLVISRQLLTDFCTHLPSLPDSTAKEIYHFTLEKIQPRVISFEEQVASIRQHLASIYEKEEDWRNAAQVLVGIPLETGQKQYNVDYKLETYLKIARLYLEDDDPVQAEAYINRASLLQNESTNEQLQIHYKVCYARVLDYRRKFIEAAQRYNELSYKSIVHETERLEALKHALHCTILASAGQQRSRMLATLFKDERCQQLAAYGILEKMYLDRIIRGNQLQEFAAMLMPHQKATTADGSSILDRAVIEHNLLSASKLYNNITFEELGALLEIPAAKAEKIASQMITEGRMNGFIDQIDGIVHFETREALPTWDKQIQSLCFQVNNLLEKISQTAPEWTAQAMEAQMAQ